The DNA segment ACATCGGCGAGCAGGTGGGAACGGGAGCAGCCGACGCCCCAGAAATTGACATTGCGGTGGACCCCTGCGAAGGCACCAACCTGGTGGCAAAGGGACAAAACGGTTCGATGGCGGTGCTGGCTGTGGCGGAAAAGGGGGGCTTGTTTGCTGCGCCTGACTTTTATATGAACAAACTGGCGGCGCCCCCAGCGGCTAAGCACAAGGTGGATATCCGCAAAACGCCGACGGAAAACCTAAAAATTCTCTCCGAATGTTTAGACCGGGCAATAGAGGATTTGAACGTGGTGGTGATGGACCGGCCCCGGCACAAAGACTTGATTGCCGAAATTCGGGCGGCGGGGGCGCGGGTGCGGCTGATTAGCGATGGGGATGTGTCGGCGGCCCTATGCTGTGCCTTTGCTGGAACCAATATCCACGCTCTAATGGGGATTGGCGCCGCCCCCGAAGGGGTGATTGCGGCTGCTGCGATGAAATGTTTGGGTGGCCATTTCCAAGGGCAATTAGTTTATGACCCCGCGGTGGTGCAAACCCCGGAAAGTGAAAAATGGACCCGCGAAGGCAACATCCAGCGCCTGAAGGAAATGGGCATTGAAGACCCCGATAAGGTCTATGACGCCGAAGAACTCGCCAGCGGTCAAAACGTGCTATTCGCCGCCTGTGGCATTACGCCGGGGGTATTCATGGAGGGCGTGCGGTTTTTTAGCGGTGGCGTGCGCACGTCTACCCTAGTGATTTCCACGCAATCCCGAACGGCTCGCTTTGTGGATACCATTCACCTGACTGGCCAACCCAAAGTCATCCAATTGCGTTGAGGAGGAGACCATGCCCGTTGCGGTGGTGGGTTTGAGTCACAAGACAGCGCCGGTGGAGGTGCGGGAAAAACTGAGCATTCCTGAAGAAAAGCGCGTCGCCGCCATTCAAGAACTGTGCAGTTATCCCCATATCCAAGAAGCCACGGTCCTGTGTACCTGCAACCGGATGGAGGTCTATTTCGTCACCGGCGATACCCACCACGGCATCCGGGAGGTCACGGCCTTTTTGTCGGAGCACAGCGGCATTCCCCTGCCCCAGCTACGGCCTTACCTGTTCACGCTGTTGCACCAGGACGCGGTGATGCACTTGTTGCGGGTGGCGGCGGGTCTGGACAGTTTAGTGCTGGGAGAAGGACAAATCCTGGCTCAGGTCAAACACAGCCACAAGCTTGGGCAAGACGCCAAGGGCACCGGCACCGTCCTGAACCGCCTGTTTCGGGGCGCATTGGAAGCGGGTAAACGGGTGCGGGCGGAAACGGGCATCAGCAGCGGGGCAATGTCCATTTCGTCGGCGGCGGTGGAATTAGCCCACTTGCGGGTACCCCAGTTGCACCGGGCGCGGGTGACGGTCGTCGGCGCTGGGAAAATGGCGCGGCTACTGGTGACGCACCTGGTGGCCAAGGGGGTCAACCGGTTAACGCTGGTGAATCGTTCGGCGGAACGGGCCATGGAACTGGCCAGTCAATTCCCCGAGACTCAAATCCACATCCGTCCCCTGGAAGAGTTGGCGAAAACCATCCCCGAATCCGATGTGGTCTTTACCAGCACGGCGTCCACCGAACCCCTAATTCACCGGGCGTTATTGCAATCCTGGCTCTTGCCCCATCAATCCCTGATGCTCTTTGACATTTCTGTGCCCCGCAATGTCTCTGCCGATGTGAACGAATTGCCCCACGTGCATACCTACAACGTGGACGACCTGCGGGAAGTGGTCAGTCGCAACCAGGAGCGGCGGCGGCAAATGGTCATCGAAGCCGAAGCCATTTTGGAAGAAGAACTGGAAGCCTTCGACATGTGGTGGCAATCGCTGGAGACGGTGCCTACGCTGAACCAGTTGCGGGAAAAAGTCGAAGCCATTCGCACCCAGGAATTGGAAAAAGCCCTATCCCGTCTCGGCGCTGATTTGAGCGGCAAGCACCGGGAAGTGGTGGAAGCTTTGACCAAAGGCATTGTCAATAAAATCCTGCACGACCCGATGGTGCAATTGCGGGCGCAGCGGGACATTATGGCTCGACGCCGGGCGATTCAAGCGTTACACACCCTGTTTAATCTCAATCCCGAAGAGTCCTTGTCCCAAAGCTAACCCCTGAGCAGAACAATATAGGTTGGTTCTGTCACTGAATAGGTACCCTGCTCATCCTTGACCAAGAAATCCAACCCCTTGTCGAACAGGACTTGGTGGTGTCGTTGCTCCCCATCAATCAGGGTTAATTTACGCATGTGGGGAATGGCTTTGAGCTGTTGAGGGGGATAGCACTTCAGCTCGAGCGTAACCGCTAAACCCTTTTGCTGAAGATAGTTTTGGATGACGCGCTGGATTTCGGCTCTACGCTTGTAATTTTGCTCCTGGTTCTCATCCCAAAGCTGCACCATTTCTAAAATCATCTTTTCAGTACCAGGGCCAAGCTGTTGCTCCAATAGACCTATTAAAATTTCCGCCTGTTCTGGTTGCAGGTACCGGTCTTGATAGTGAATGACTTTAGCGGGCGAGGGGGTCAGAAATTGCGTCCATTTGAGTCGTTGCTGCAACGTCGTAATACTCATAGACTTCCAGGTCTTATCGGGGAATACCACCTCAGTGTTTTTATCCTCCAGTTCCGCAGCCATCACCGGTCGCGCTTGCTGTTTGAGATGTTGCAAACGCTGAAGCACCGTATTAACACCGCGTTCTGTCGTCGTTTTTAGCCATTCACCGGTTTCAGAGTCTAAAGCGCCCTGTAGAGCCAACCGGTGGGCACCAACATAGCTGCTAAGACATAACTCAATCGGTCGCCGTTCCTGATCCTGAAGAAGATACAGTTGCAAAACACCTTGGTCAAGCCATTGAAACAGTCGCTTGCGCAGCAACCGAGCAGTCGGGGAAGTCGGTTGGGGCAGTTGGCTCACAATGAGTTCCACGCTTTGATTGCGGCTATAAACTGCTTTGATGAGCTGTTCTAGATTATGCAGGGCAAAAGGTTCTGGGTGTGGCAATTCCGGGAGATAGATAATACTTTGACCGTCGGCATGTTGGCTGTAGGCATTGAACTCCTGTAGGGCTTTCTGATGGGAAATACGATAGGCATCCGGCGCAAACGCCTGTAGTTCCGGATCGGGCATGATTTTTTCCATCAGCGGTTGCAGAAATTGCTCAACCTGGTGCCGGTCCAGCTGGTCATGAAATATTTGATTGGCATAAGTTCGCAAGCAACTATAGCAACTGCGACTACAACGACAAGAGCGGACAATTTCATAGGCCCGTTCCAACACCTGAGTAAAGTTTTCACCAATCTTCCGGCTGTAGCCCGCTCCGCCAGGCACGTTGTCATAGATGATAATTTCCGCTGTGATATTTCCTTCTGAAACGGGTCGAAATAAACCGTCTAGCTCGTTGCGGGGGACGTCAATCACTTGAGCCGCTGCCGCCAAGAGCGCGTAGGTCAAAGACCGCCAAAAATCAACATTGACTTGGGGCGATGCGTCCAGGGAGAGAACCTCCTGTCCTGTCGTGACATGTTTAACAGCAAATAATCGGGGGGTATTGGTTTCCGGTTTGAACCGAATTTTCAGCAAGTCACTCACAAATTCATGCCCCAAACTGATCCACTCATAGGTACCAGAACAGGGCCGGTTTGTCATGGGGTTCGTGTGTTGAATAGGTCCAGACTTTTTGCTCTTCGATTTCTTCTGATGGTCTTCCTGTTCTTCAACCTGGGCTGTTAAGTCCCGTCCGCAGAGTCGACAAATGGCATATCCCCTGAAACTTGGACCCTGATTGCACAAGAAAAATCGTCCTCCGCGACTATAAATCAACTGGAAGAGTTCATGCTCACCAGATAAACATTCCGTTTGATGACCTTCCTGGGCCAAGAAAACCTGTGATGTTGGCTGGCGTTTGGGTTTGATATAGGGGGTTACTTTCGGTTCCGTACCCCATTCAGTGGTAAAGGCGATGGGTATTCTATAGGGACGACTCTTTTTGGCAATGGCCACACTCGGTACTCCACCGCAAACGGAACACGTCTCAAACGTTTCGCTCTTAACACCTGAAGTAAAGTAGTTGCAGTGCTGACATATCCAGTAGTAACGTTCCTCCAACTTATTGGGCTGAACAATACCGACGCTGGTGTACACCCGGTCATCCACAATAACATCTTGACCTGGCGCATATTCGCTCAAGGCAACACGCCGGTCCCGCTCCAGGCGATGTTTTGTCCGGCCTTGCGGGTCTTTCTCCCCCGTCATGAGACGTACTACATCAATTGGGAAACCGTAAATGGGTAAAATGCCAGCTCGAGCCAATTCGTCGTGCAAACGACGTTCAGTGACTTTTTTCAGCTCTGCTTCAACACTGTCAATACGCCGGTCAATCCTTTTCCGTTCCGTAGGCCTTTCTCTTCTCTCATTTTCTAGGTAAATTCGCATATCAACCAGGCTCGACCAATCAAGGAGTTGTTGCTTCTCAAAGCAGCGCATGGATGCTACAAATTGATTTAGGAAGCTCATCTCCGAGTTTGACTGATTAGCTAGCTTAGACAACCAGAACTTAGCTGTTTCTTGGGCTTCAGTCGTTGCCAACCAATGCAAGAACTGCACCGCTAAAGATTGGGGGGATGGGTTAAAGTCATCGCTGGAAGACAGTGATAGAACATTAGACGGTAAGTCAAAAAAGTTGGCAATAGTCAAGCTCTCCACACTGCAGTCGTGCTTCCGTAAAAAGGCAGCTAATAGCTCTGTCCGAATATGACGTTCTTGAATTTGGGAGTTTGTAGGATCCAGTTTGGGAATCTGGTTTTTACCTGCAATCAACAGCTCGGGTTGTTCAAAGTAGTAGCGGTCATGAGGACGACGTTGACCATAGACAAGGCTAACAGCCACCCCATCCGTGCGTCGTCCAGCTCGACCAGCCCGCTGTTGATAATTACTGACATGGGGCGGAAAATTGCGCATGACAACTGCTTGCAATTCACCAATATCTACCCCCATTTCCAAAGTTGTTGAGCAACTTAGGAGATTGACACTCCCTCGGCGAAACCGACTTTCTCGTTGGGCCAAATCATCCGTTTCCAACTGAGCAGTGTGTTCCTGTGCTCGTAGAGGTAAAATCTCTCGACTGCAAATCAGATAGCGGTAGTGGTTGTAATCATCATTGATAGTTTCGAGAGTGATAGGCTCTAAAACACCAGTGCATTTGAAAATGGGACACTTTCTAATGTTAAAACTGCTAGATACGTTATCAACCTGCGAAAAGTAGGGTAGGTGCATTATCTGCCGGCAGGTATTACAACGGCACCAATCCGATTTTGTCTCGTAGATATTTAGGAGGTTCCAGGTCAGTTGATAACCGTGGCCATACTTTGTAAAAATACCATACTGATCCATCCACTCATAGAACTTGATTTGTACCTTCTTAAGTTGTTCATATTCACTTTGCGCATCCCAGCCAAATACTTTTTCAAAGTAGTTAGCAAAGGCGCTGGTGACTAAGCGATTGTTTGCCGCAAAATAGGCGCAAAAAGAGATAGCATTCCGATCATCTTTAATTGCTTTCTGGAGTTTTAGAAACTTCTTAATTCGACCATGACTATCCAGGAGACTGGGCTGCTCTCCTTCAATACCACCCACTTCTGGGAAATAGTCTGACGGCCTTTCGATGCTGACCAAACCGTAAAGCCGGATCAAATCGGTCAGTGCGGTCAAGAAAACGACGGCTTCCGATGGAGATACTTGAAAGTCTTTGCAGATTTCGTCTATCCAGGCCTGGTAATGCACATCATGCCAATCCAGATGACAGGTTAACAATCCAAGGGATTCTATCGAGAAACGACGCGATGCAGGTAATCCAAACTCGCGCAACAGCAATTCTCTAGCGCGACGGCGAGCGCGGTCTTCACAATCCTTTCGATTCTTTGCGCTACTATCAAGGGGATCATGAGGCACATAGCTCTGATGGTGCCACTCAGGAGAGCGGTCTGGGTGAGGAATAGAAGCGGTCAAAAAATATTGAATGAGCGCGTTTTCTACTTGACCTACGGAAGCAACTCCCTGTGGGTCGCGAGACTGTTGGAAAGCTTGCCAGACACACTGACGATAGAGAACTTCGGTATGCGTGCGTTGAAAGTCAGAAGCAAAGAAAGCTGCATCTTGTCGCACGTCCGAGAAAACAAGCAATTTACGCCGTGTTGGCTGATGCGTTGGTCTAGCTGATTCAGGTAGCAGTGTAAACAGGCTATCAATCATCACTTCCAGTGGTGCATCGGTATAGGACACAAAACGGCTAATCACAGAGGTTTGACGTCGGTTCGCCGAACAGGCCGGACACTTGGACAAGTATCCTCCTTGGGTATTTTTCGTGCCTGGTGGTACATGCCAGGTCAACCGGTAATGGTTCCCAGAAATATCACAACTTGGGTTGCTGCTACGTCCAACTTCTCCCAACCAACCATCACGCTGATGTAGCAAACACCACCCTGTTGGCGACAGCTCTGTTTCTTCTTCTTCTTCATCCAAGGTCATGCTATCTAAACCAGTGCTTAACACGTAAACCGATGGATCAACTTCCAAGGCCTCTAGGGAAGAAGGTAAAGGCAATAATCGTCCTTGACTATCGAGGCGCATCAAAGTATACGCTTGTCCACATTTGCGGCAACTGGCTAGTTCCAGGACCGGTGATTTACAGTAGTCACAAATTTTCTTCTGACTCAAGTAGAGCTTTCCATAGCGCTGGTTTGGTAAGCCCTCTGTACCAGGACACTTAGGGTTCACACAAACATAGGCCCCTTCCATACTGCGAAATAGCAGATGCAATCGTACTGGTAGCAAGGGTAAGCTCTCAGGACTTTCTCTGGCCAGCGTACCTAACTGTAGTAGATGGGCTAGAGCTTGTTCAAGTTTTTGTTTTTCCTGCTCAGTTATAGCGCCATCTAAACCGGTATGGACCGACCAAAGCAAAGGCGACTGAGTTACTTCCTCCCAGGGTTTTGGACCTGCTGCTAATAACTCAATGACTCGATGAAAAAGGGGATGTTGTTTAAGTGCATACCAAAGGAAGCTGTGTATTTTTTGTGGATAAGGTAGGTGTTCAACTTTTCGCTTTGCGCTTTCAAGTTGGTCTGGCGGAACAATATAACTTAATTCGCGTTCCCATTCTGTTAAATCTGCTTGCAAATCCGGTAAGTTTAATGCATAGAAGTATTCATAGATCTCTTCTGCCAGGACGTGTTCAGGTAGGTTGTAGGGCTGTCCCAGTCGTTCGACAGGCGATACCCGTTCTCCCCGTATGACCTGCTTAAATGCTTCACCGAACAAATCCTGGGCAAACTGTTGGATTTGGGTATCGGCTGACCGGTCGCCAAGCGTTGCACTAGTTGCAATACAGCGTAATTGACCTGCCGTATCTATACCCACTGTATGTTTCAGTCGCTTTAGCAGCATAGAAACTTCTGTACCAACTGAACCATTATAGGTATGAGCTTCATCAAGGACTAACAGGTGAAAATATCCCCGTGAGCGCTCAAAGATAGCTTCTCGTTCCCGAGGTCGAATCAACATGTACTCCAACATGGAATAGTTGGTCACCAGGATGTGTGGCGGCGAAGATTGGATTTCCTCGCGGGACAGTACCTGAACCCTTCTGACTGTCTGAACAGCTTGTTTGACTACCTCCTCTCGATGACCGTCTGAAATGAGCTGCTTTGCATGATCTCGTTCATCGCAGGGTATAAGTCGTAGTAATTCCTCATCGCTATAGGCTGCTAGCTCATCCCGAAGTTGTGAGTCTGCATCCTTCGGTTTCTTACAAGTACGACTTGTATAAAAACTAAATTTGATAAGATAGGACGTCTCGCACTGATGACACAGTAGGCTACGTAAGCGTTTAATCTGGTCATTAACCAGAGCGTTCATAGGATATAAAATCAAAACTCTCACTCCTGCCTGTTGTAGCCTTGAACCTTCCCTAAGCATCGTATCAATAATAGGGATCAAAAAGCATTCTGTCTTACCTGAGCCAGTTCCAGTGGCTACAATAACGTTTTCTTGATTGGTTACTACAGCACGTATGGCTTCAACTTGATGTTGGTAGAGAGGGCGGTCAGGGTCAAAGAATTGAAGAATATCTGGATGCAAAACACCCTGCTCGGTTAATTGACGCAATGTTAAAGAAGGACGATAGGGCTGTGTTCCTTCCAGATAAGGCACTTGCCAGATGTTGCCAGGTTTTTCTAGTTCTTCCTTGAATTGCTGACGTAGGTTGTCATCTCGCAGGGGATAGGCCGTGAGCAAATAGCGAATTAAATCCTCACGCAACTGACGAATAACAGCAACTGGATCAAGATAGTGGTTCATCGTAGATGCACCCTAACCGTTCAAAAAGTATTTTTATCAGACTTTGTTTAATACCCTCAACACGGTAAACCGATTGGCTTATCTTCTGCAAGTATCGTTCACACCACTGGTAGTAGGCCTTTGGCAAATAGATGCCGCTTAAGTCAAGCTCTTGGTTTCGATAAGGGATAATCCGCAAGGGATATCCATCCCTGCGGTCTAAGTAGAACATAGCGTAGATTGCTTGGTCCTTTTCTAATTGATACCACTTCCCATCTTCCAACCAAAAGTACTCCTCAGAATTTTTACCGAAGTCAACCTTAATCAGGCTTTCATTTGTCAAGCCTTCTCGGGAAAGAAGCCGCCAACGCTCACTTTGATTGCAATGAGCAGGGGTATACTGCCAACAGTCACTACCTGTCAGCGGCTCAGGAATTGGCTGACTGCTCCAGACCTGGGGTTTGCTAGGCAATGGTAGTTCTTCTATCAGCTCCCGCAAAGTAACCAATCTAATCCCGTAGCGAGCTAACTCCATCTTGGCATGATGAAAATCACTCACTCGTGAGAGTAACCTTTCTTGATTGGGATTGCTTGTCTTCAAAATTCGGTGAGCCAGGGGAAGATAAGCCCTATCACCGCGAAATTTTAGGTGTTCCGTTCGTATATCTTCGCTCCCTGAGAAAATGATTGGCGGGGCCATACAGTAGTAGTTGTTCGCTCCTCGGAGCACTTCTCCCAACATCTCTAACTTGGATAAAATTTCGTTTATTGCAACCTCAAGTTGCCCATTTTCTTGACCAGGGGCAGCACAGCGGTGCAAGGCATTGACAATATCAACTCTTCGCAAGGGCGCTGGTAAGGTGGGTTTATCAGGCTGGCGATGTTGACTCAGGAGAGTGATGATCTTCCTGGTTACTGTGTTCTCATCCATGGCAGTTCTCATCAGGTAAAAGCTCGGCAATTTCATCTGGAGTTAGCGGTTGCCTACTCATCCAAGCGAAACCACTGGTCGACCTTAAGCAGTCTAAGGCAACTTCCATATCTGAGGGAGATACTTTCACTAGAGCAATATCCCGTTGGTTTTTATCAGGATGTCGTTGGAAATCCAGAATAATACTCCAAAGGTTGTCTTGGCGGATTCGGTCTAACAAGTCCCTACGGAAGTCACCCCTTTTACCTGTTTCAACACCAACCTTGTACCAGTCCCCTTGACGAGGTTCTAAAATTGCTTGCAGCTTAGCTATTAGTGCATTGGCATCTAGCCACTCAGGGAAGAAGAATTCCCTTCGTTGTAGTGAGCGTAGTACCCCTTGAATCCAATTCCTATCCCAGTCCAATTTCAGTGCAACTTTCTGAAATTCATTCAGCAAGCTATGGTCTAGGATAGCGTAGCAAAATTCGGTCAAATTCTTATTTTCATCGGGAGATATACTAAAGTCATATTGTTTGTAACCGCACCACCAGCCAATAGCTTTCACAACTTTCTCGGCATCGTCAATCTGCCAGTAGTAGATGCCAGGATTAATATTCTCTAGCGATATAGTGACCTGGGAACCTTCAGGAATCGAAATTGCCACTTGCGCCTCATGGGGTCTCAGTAAATTCCAACCTATCAGTTTGTAATCAGAATGGGGATTCAATCCTTTCAGCAGGAGAGCTTTGTCTTGCCATTCCCAGGTTATTTGCCTTAGGAAAACTAATGCTTGGGGTGACTGACCGCTACGCCGGTAATCAAGACGAGTTGCTGACGGTAATAAATCACGCAGGCTGGCTAGTTCCACAGTCAATTGACCGTTTTTGTCAGCCTGTCGCGTTTGGCAAACGGAGCAGTCAAGCAGTAAATCAACCGGCTCTAAGGGCCATAGCCCTGTGATGATCAATGTCTCAGACCAAAGTTGATGGCTACCGTCTAGTTCAAGGGGTAGCTGGTTAATTCTCACGCAATCAACGCCCTGTCTCCTTAGAATTGCAACCTCTGGAAATTCAGCAACATGCTCTTCCCTAATCTCATAGCTGGCCTTTACATCGAAAGCTTGGGACCAATCACGCAAGCTAACTCTGTATTGTCCAGGTTGTTTAATCCACTCATCTAAGTTGATAGGTAGCCAATCATTGCTGTGGAAATCAGTTAATCGTTTCTCGAAAGGAGTGTCTGATGCTGGTGTTTCAATAGCAAGTACTAATTCCGTTTCTTCCGGGCGCCGCAGATACCAAAGGGTAGGTACTTCCAGATAGGAGAATCTCTGGCGCGGCAGAGATAAACCTCTTAAACAGGCATCTATGGGGGACAAACGCCATTCTACCTTGCCAAAGGAAAACTCTAATTCGCCGAACTGGGCCGTGAGCTTCAATCGCTTGCCGTACCAGCCGCTGATGCTACAGGGCACATGGGCATCAATCACCTCTACAGCAACCCCTGGGTGAATCTCATTGCCTTCCTGAGTAAAACAGAAGATTTCCGTAGCACCAGCGATAGACGGTTGAGATTGTAGATATTCGCCGGTCCAGGCATCAAATATCAATGCAGGGAAGTTAGATGAAATCCCATTGACCTCCCAGCATAGTAACTCCCTCCCCTGGTCATCTGTGAGTTGCCACACCCATTTTTCAGGGATGTGCTGAAGGGTTTGGGTAAGTTCAGGAATCGTGACTTTTCCAGAGGGGTCAATGCGGCCCTGCCAGTTGACTTGGGGAATGAAGCAAACCCCTGGTGACCAGTTAATATGCTGTAGGTATTGCTCAGGAAGGACTAGTTGGATATTTAAGGTTTCTACATCGAGCCATAGTGTTAGAGGTCTGCGCTGGATTGTTAGCCAATTCCGGCCTGGTCGTTCAGGACTCAAAATTCGGACAACCGCATCCCAGTCTCTCACAAAAAATTTGAACTCAATTTTTTCCGTTACTATAAACTCCTGACGCTGGGCATCATCCAGTAGAATCTCCGGCTGCTTGCCATGCTCCCTTAGAACCACAGCTACACGAGCGATGTCCTGGAGTATTTCCCCTGAGATAGGCTCCATACCGGGCCGACAACTGTACTCTAGAAACCGCTTGAGTAATCTTCTGCTAGGGTAACGATCTCGACAAATATCGAGCAGCTTTTGGGCAAGTGATAAGGTGTCGTAATCCCTGATCTGCTGCCAGTTTAGTTCTGCACCTAAGTCCACGATGACATCGGCAAAATGGTGTAGGTTGTGTCGGGGGATGCCGCTCTGCAGCCAAAGGGTAGAGACCACTTCGTAGCCGTCTTCTGCAATTGGTAGCTTAAGCTTTTTGATGCCCTGCCTAGCAATTTCTCTTAGTGAATTCTGCATCTTCTGTTGACTTGGAATATCTAATCTCTTGCACAAGCCTTCCCAGAAGCGATTTTCATAATCTTCTTCATCACTATCCATGTAGTAAGCATACTCAACAAAAGCGAAGGTAATAATTTTAAGCCAGTAGAGGTTTTCTTCATCACCGCAGCGCTCGTGTAGATGATCGTACCTAATGTTGTTTTCCCCGAATCGCTTCAGCTCGGAGCCAACGATGCTGAGAATTGTTTTGGTCCCCCAAGTTTCATCAGTGTCTTTTTTAGGCAAGCAGATGCTACCTAGAAAAAGTGGGTCTTTTTTGGTGCAGCGGGGCCACAGTACATCTTCCCATAGCCACTCTGTATGCTCAACGTTACTCAACCGAAACTCCTTAGGTGGAACAAGAGGTACAAATTTTCTGACCTTACTGGAAATGGAAGTAAGCTGCCTATCTACAGTTACAGTTGTCGTTTGGCTAGGGGCTGGTACTCCAAGCTCCAAACCTTGCTCTTGAGGTGGTGACGACTCTTTTCCTTCAGAATGTAGAGCATCTTCCTGTAGAACACGCTGGCACTGCGCCTGTAACTGTTCCAATGTCCGGCGCAACTCGTCCTGTCTTGCAGTAAGTGTATCCAACTCTTCCTGACACTGTAACTTGCTAGTTTCTAGTTCCCTTTGACGCTGCTTCAAAACTTCGATTTCATCTCGAAGTGTTTCAATCTGATGATTCAACTGGCTTTTCTGCTCATGCAGGTTGCTGAGTTCGTCTCGGGCGGACTGGATTTGCTGCTGTAGGTCTTGTCCCTGTGATGCGAGAAGATTGAGTTCGCAATTTAAATCTTCTTTGGCCTGTCTAAGTGCTTGCACATCTTGCTCTAAATGTTGTCGCTGCTCTGCGAGTTCTTGTCGCCGGAGTAGTAGAGTCTGTCGCTGATTTTCTAAGTACTCGACTTGGGCACCTAACGCTTGCCTTTGCTGCTCAAGACGATTAATTTCATCCTGAACCTGCTGCGTTCGATGTTGCAGTTCTTGCTCTTGGAATGAGAGTGCCTGAACCTGCTCTTGTCGGGTCTGGACTTGTTGGTAAAGTTCTGCTTTCTTTTGCTCAAGTTCATCAATGTCGTTCTGTAGAGACTTTTGGCGGCTCTCTAAGGCGGCAATCCGTTGTTCTAGCTCGTGGCGCTGACCATCTAAAATGCAATGTCGCCTATTTAATAACTCGATCGCTTGGCGGATGGATTCTCTCTGCTGAATCAGTTGCTCCAGTTGAGCGGATGGAGTGGAAGGCTGTTTTTGAAACTTCTCGATCAGTAAAACACTAGCAGCAGAAACTGTGGCA comes from the Gloeomargarita sp. SKYB120 genome and includes:
- a CDS encoding glutamyl-tRNA reductase yields the protein MPVAVVGLSHKTAPVEVREKLSIPEEKRVAAIQELCSYPHIQEATVLCTCNRMEVYFVTGDTHHGIREVTAFLSEHSGIPLPQLRPYLFTLLHQDAVMHLLRVAAGLDSLVLGEGQILAQVKHSHKLGQDAKGTGTVLNRLFRGALEAGKRVRAETGISSGAMSISSAAVELAHLRVPQLHRARVTVVGAGKMARLLVTHLVAKGVNRLTLVNRSAERAMELASQFPETQIHIRPLEELAKTIPESDVVFTSTASTEPLIHRALLQSWLLPHQSLMLFDISVPRNVSADVNELPHVHTYNVDDLREVVSRNQERRRQMVIEAEAILEEELEAFDMWWQSLETVPTLNQLREKVEAIRTQELEKALSRLGADLSGKHREVVEALTKGIVNKILHDPMVQLRAQRDIMARRRAIQALHTLFNLNPEESLSQS
- the glpX gene encoding class II fructose-bisphosphatase; this encodes MDSTIGLEMIEVVEQAAIAAARYVGKGDKNGADQAAVEAMRARLNQIRMRGRIVIGEGERDEAPMLYIGEQVGTGAADAPEIDIAVDPCEGTNLVAKGQNGSMAVLAVAEKGGLFAAPDFYMNKLAAPPAAKHKVDIRKTPTENLKILSECLDRAIEDLNVVVMDRPRHKDLIAEIRAAGARVRLISDGDVSAALCCAFAGTNIHALMGIGAAPEGVIAAAAMKCLGGHFQGQLVYDPAVVQTPESEKWTREGNIQRLKEMGIEDPDKVYDAEELASGQNVLFAACGITPGVFMEGVRFFSGGVRTSTLVISTQSRTARFVDTIHLTGQPKVIQLR
- a CDS encoding DEAD/DEAH box helicase encodes the protein MNHYLDPVAVIRQLREDLIRYLLTAYPLRDDNLRQQFKEELEKPGNIWQVPYLEGTQPYRPSLTLRQLTEQGVLHPDILQFFDPDRPLYQHQVEAIRAVVTNQENVIVATGTGSGKTECFLIPIIDTMLREGSRLQQAGVRVLILYPMNALVNDQIKRLRSLLCHQCETSYLIKFSFYTSRTCKKPKDADSQLRDELAAYSDEELLRLIPCDERDHAKQLISDGHREEVVKQAVQTVRRVQVLSREEIQSSPPHILVTNYSMLEYMLIRPREREAIFERSRGYFHLLVLDEAHTYNGSVGTEVSMLLKRLKHTVGIDTAGQLRCIATSATLGDRSADTQIQQFAQDLFGEAFKQVIRGERVSPVERLGQPYNLPEHVLAEEIYEYFYALNLPDLQADLTEWERELSYIVPPDQLESAKRKVEHLPYPQKIHSFLWYALKQHPLFHRVIELLAAGPKPWEEVTQSPLLWSVHTGLDGAITEQEKQKLEQALAHLLQLGTLARESPESLPLLPVRLHLLFRSMEGAYVCVNPKCPGTEGLPNQRYGKLYLSQKKICDYCKSPVLELASCRKCGQAYTLMRLDSQGRLLPLPSSLEALEVDPSVYVLSTGLDSMTLDEEEEETELSPTGWCLLHQRDGWLGEVGRSSNPSCDISGNHYRLTWHVPPGTKNTQGGYLSKCPACSANRRQTSVISRFVSYTDAPLEVMIDSLFTLLPESARPTHQPTRRKLLVFSDVRQDAAFFASDFQRTHTEVLYRQCVWQAFQQSRDPQGVASVGQVENALIQYFLTASIPHPDRSPEWHHQSYVPHDPLDSSAKNRKDCEDRARRRARELLLREFGLPASRRFSIESLGLLTCHLDWHDVHYQAWIDEICKDFQVSPSEAVVFLTALTDLIRLYGLVSIERPSDYFPEVGGIEGEQPSLLDSHGRIKKFLKLQKAIKDDRNAISFCAYFAANNRLVTSAFANYFEKVFGWDAQSEYEQLKKVQIKFYEWMDQYGIFTKYGHGYQLTWNLLNIYETKSDWCRCNTCRQIMHLPYFSQVDNVSSSFNIRKCPIFKCTGVLEPITLETINDDYNHYRYLICSREILPLRAQEHTAQLETDDLAQRESRFRRGSVNLLSCSTTLEMGVDIGELQAVVMRNFPPHVSNYQQRAGRAGRRTDGVAVSLVYGQRRPHDRYYFEQPELLIAGKNQIPKLDPTNSQIQERHIRTELLAAFLRKHDCSVESLTIANFFDLPSNVLSLSSSDDFNPSPQSLAVQFLHWLATTEAQETAKFWLSKLANQSNSEMSFLNQFVASMRCFEKQQLLDWSSLVDMRIYLENERRERPTERKRIDRRIDSVEAELKKVTERRLHDELARAGILPIYGFPIDVVRLMTGEKDPQGRTKHRLERDRRVALSEYAPGQDVIVDDRVYTSVGIVQPNKLEERYYWICQHCNYFTSGVKSETFETCSVCGGVPSVAIAKKSRPYRIPIAFTTEWGTEPKVTPYIKPKRQPTSQVFLAQEGHQTECLSGEHELFQLIYSRGGRFFLCNQGPSFRGYAICRLCGRDLTAQVEEQEDHQKKSKSKKSGPIQHTNPMTNRPCSGTYEWISLGHEFVSDLLKIRFKPETNTPRLFAVKHVTTGQEVLSLDASPQVNVDFWRSLTYALLAAAAQVIDVPRNELDGLFRPVSEGNITAEIIIYDNVPGGAGYSRKIGENFTQVLERAYEIVRSCRCSRSCYSCLRTYANQIFHDQLDRHQVEQFLQPLMEKIMPDPELQAFAPDAYRISHQKALQEFNAYSQHADGQSIIYLPELPHPEPFALHNLEQLIKAVYSRNQSVELIVSQLPQPTSPTARLLRKRLFQWLDQGVLQLYLLQDQERRPIELCLSSYVGAHRLALQGALDSETGEWLKTTTERGVNTVLQRLQHLKQQARPVMAAELEDKNTEVVFPDKTWKSMSITTLQQRLKWTQFLTPSPAKVIHYQDRYLQPEQAEILIGLLEQQLGPGTEKMILEMVQLWDENQEQNYKRRAEIQRVIQNYLQQKGLAVTLELKCYPPQQLKAIPHMRKLTLIDGEQRHHQVLFDKGLDFLVKDEQGTYSVTEPTYIVLLRG